A window from Dunckerocampus dactyliophorus isolate RoL2022-P2 chromosome 15, RoL_Ddac_1.1, whole genome shotgun sequence encodes these proteins:
- the LOC129168537 gene encoding toll-like receptor 1 produces MLTQRTGATVLLVFSLLAPDCMAAGADKKGFEMCVTSQRRVEDLFDQNLTSVPLDLPSTTEYLDISHNSIRRLATRAFHRLSRLCFLKATHCGLRDISNSVFTHTPALKVVNISSNELTIIPDFTLQQLTILDLAHNLYKSYQIPESFQNLTNLKVLSLGSKTALSVDLNDFTPLMNISLQHLLLGAGVRWQKYESGALGKLSLRKMSLFASFCERFDLFQNLLGDLNVTQATALRLVKVFSDDCNVPDNVFQNLRAMPYLQNLTIMSTWTNSSFMEMLLKDVGLSSIQELSFVNITYNEDKPDGIQFHTLNHTMSLRYVTFDGIKHYQYRYPIINMSVEEWSNLSYLKFSGSGMNILPCKLISTLPSLETLDISDNLLSDYGFWWPSCSFTSVFPKLKRLSMSKNRFRSLAFISRQTHQMKTLESLDLSFNSIELKDNCSWPMHLTELNLRNNNLGNSIFKYLSSNFERIDLSKTGITVITYEDLSRFPKLTHLQLSFNSIQALPELLDAPTLISFSVDQNAITSLSKNVFGGLPNLRTLKAGNNPFICSCDLHWFLTVLNKSLLLDWPLDYSCGTPAKLAGLPLSEYKASVISCETWLQTAVAFSVIIVISTALGLLFYKLDGVWYTKMLWVWIRVKKRGKKRSHMLKNGSFSHHAFISYSHHDADFVHSKLVPSLENGGLVLCVHERDFVPGDWIIDNIINCVESSYKVIFVLSKHFVQSEWCNYELFFAQHRAIDIQHDSLVFILLEPIPMDALPKKYLRLRSLLRQQTYLKWPTDERKQQVFWASLKAMLHMADKSVVLKDMALALSDIAAQVTNQV; encoded by the exons ATGCTGACCCaaag GACAGGTGCAACAGTCCTCTTGGTGTTTTCCCTGTTAGCTCCTGACTGCATGGCCGCTGGTGCAGACAAAAAGGGATTTGAAATGTGTGTGACGTCACAGAGGCGAGTGGAAGACCTTTTCGATCAAAATCTAACCTCCGTTCCGTTAGATCTCCCGAGCACCACTGAGTATCTGGATATCTCCCACAACTCTATCCGAAGACTTGCCACAAGGGCTTTCCACCGACTGTCTCGACTGTGTTTTCTGAAAGCAACCCACTGCGGCCTCAGAGATATCTCTAACAGTGTGTTTACACACACTCCAGCGCTCAAAGTTGTCAATATTTCCAGCAATGAATTAACTATTATTCCTGATTTTACTCTGCAACAACTGACAATCTTGGATTTGGCCCACAATTTGTACAAGAGCTATCAGATACCGGAGTCTTTTCAGAACCTTACAAATCTAAAAGTGCTGTCCTTAGGAAGTAAAACAGCTCTGTCGGTGGATTTAAATGACTTTACACCACTGATGAACATCTCCTTGCAACATTTGCTTCTCGGTGCAGGTGTTCGCTGGCAAAAGTATGAATCAGGAGCTCTTGGAAAACTGTCCCTGCGGAAAATGTCcctttttgcatcattttgcgAGCGCTTCGATTTGTTCCAGAACCTCCTGGGGGATTTGAATGTGACGCAAGCAACTGCACTGAGGTTGGTCAAAGTGTTTTCCGATGACTGCAATGTCCCTGACAACGTTTTCCAAAACTTGAGAGCGATGCCTTACTTGCAAAACCTCACCATCATGAGCACCTGGACAAATAGTTCTTTCATGGAGATGTTGCTGAAGGACGTTGGACTCTCGTCTATTCAGGAACTCTCGTTCGTCAACATCACATACAATGAAGATAAGCCGGATGGGATTCAGTTTCACACCCTCAATCACACAATGAGTCTTCGCTATGTGACATTTGATGGCATCAAACATTATCAGTACAGGTACCCCATAATTAACATGAGCGTTGAGGAGTGGTCAAATCTCAGCTATTTAAAGTTTTCTGGGAGTGGTATGAACATTTTACCATGCAAACTCATATCCACCTTGCCATCATTGGAAACACTGGACATTTCAGATAACCTCTTGTCAGATTACGGTTTCTGGTGGCCTTCTTGTTCCTTCACCTCCGTCTTCCCAAAGCTGAAGCGCTTATCGATGAGTAAAAACCGCTTCCGTAGTCTAGCATTCATCTCAAGACAGACACACCAGATGAAGACACTGGAGTCCTTAGATTTGAGCTTCAACTCCATTGAGTTGAAAGACAACTGCTCTTGGCCCATGCATCTGACCGAGCTCAATCTAAGGAATAACAATCTCGGCAACAGCATTTTCAAGTACCTGTCATCAAATTTTGAGCGGATTGATTTATCAAAAACGGGAATAACAGTCATAACCTACGAGGACTTGTCCCGGTTTCCCAAACTGACCCACCTCCAGCTCAGTTTCAACAGCATCCAAGCGCTCCCTGAGCTACTTGATGCCCCCACTCTAATCAGCTTCTCTGTGGACCAGAATGCTATCACATCTCTTTCCAAGAATGTCTTTGGGGGACTTCCCAACCTTCGGACCCTCAAAGCTGGAAACAATCCCTTTATATGCTCCTGCGACCTCCACTGGTTCCTCACTGTCTTAAACAAGTCCTTGCTCTTGGACTGGCCCTTGGACTATTCCTGCGGCACACCGGCGAAGTTGGCAGGCCTACCGCTCTCCGAGTACAAAGCCAGCGTGATCTCATGCGAAACATGGCTCCAGACGGCAGTTGCATTCTCAGTGATAATCGTCATATCGACAGCCCTGGGCCTGCTTTTCTACAAACTGGACGGCGTGTGGTACACAAAGATGTTGTGGGTATGGATTAGGGTGAAGAAGCGCGGCAAGAAACGCTCACACATGCTGAAGAATGGGTCGTTTTCACACCACGCGTTTATCTCCTACAGTCACCATGATGCAGACTTTGTGCACAGTAAGCTGGTGCCCTCCCTGGAGAATGGTGGCCTTGTCTTATGTGTCCATGAACGCGATTTTGTACCAGGCGATTGGATCATCGACAACATCATCAACTGTGTGGAGTCCAGCTACAAAGTGATATTTGTCCTCTCGAAACATTTTGTCCAAAGCGAATGGTGCAACTACGAGCTTTTCTTTGCCCAGCACAGAGCCATTGACATTCAGCACGACTCGTTGGTTTTCATCCTATTAGAGCCAATCCCAATGGATGCTTTGCCCAAAAAGTACTTGAGACTTAGAAGTTTGCTCAGGCAGCAGACGTACCTCAAGTGGCCGACGGATGAGCGCAAGCAGCAGGTTTTTTGGGCGAGTCTTAAAGCCATGCTGCACATGGCAGACAAATCCGTTGTCTTGAAGGACATGGCGTTGGCACTTTCTGATATTGCCGCTCAAGTTACAAACCAAGTTTAA